The sequence below is a genomic window from Polaribacter vadi.
TAATTCTTTTTTAGCTAAAAAATCTATAAAATGCACATTATTTGACTCTAGTTTTTCTTTAATTTTAATATACTCTTCTGTTGGCTTTCCTCCTATAATGTAGACACCCACGTCTTTATTTAACAACACACTCCCTCTAATTAAAGTATCAAAACCTTTAAGACTAATAAACCTTCCTACTCCTATAATTATTTTTTTATAAGGAATGCCAAGTTTAGACTTAAATTTATTTTTTTGTTCTTTTGTAAGTAATTTTTTTAAAACATCACTTTTATATAAACTTGTAAAACTGTACCTTACAATCTCATCTTTCTTAGCACCATAGTTCATTAAATATTTATCGCACTGATCTCCTGTACTGAAATAAGATTTCGCATTTGAAATTAACAATTTTTTGAAAAAAATATTTAATTTGGATTCGTTTTGTTTTAATAAACCACCATCTGTTTCAAAATAATATTCTTTATTTAAAATTTTAAATAATATAATTAATAAAGATTGTGTTCTTGTATTATAACAACATATTACAATTTTATCAAAATCTCCGAATAATGCTTTTTTAATAATTGAGAATGAAATTTTAAATTCATTAAAAAAATGATTAAAAAAAATCGCATTAAATGATAAAATATTTTTATCATTCCAATTAAATATAATCTCTTTATCTTTAGTTCTCTTTCCTTCAAAAAAAACTGTTAACTCACAATATTTAGCTAATTCTGAAAAAAAATTAACTCTATAAGGACTAGGAAGATTTGTAATAAATAAAACTTTCATAAACAATCTTTTATTAAATTTTCTCGAATTCTAGAATAGTTTATATTATAATAATGAATTTTGGTCAAGAAATAATTTAAAAACAGTAAACACTTTCAAGTTATGATCCTTTTCAGACAAAATAATATCATCTTCATTCAACTTCCAATCAATATTTAATTCTGTATCATTATAAATAACACCATCCTCAGCATCTGGATTGTAATAATTATCACATTTATAATTTACGGTAGTGTTATCTTCTAATGCAGCAAAACCATGTAAAAAACCTCTCGGAACAAAAAGCTGTTTATTTTCAAATTCCGATAATTCTATAGAAAAAGATTGCTTAAAGGTTTCTGAATTTGGCCTTACATCAACAATAACATCTAAAATTTTTCCTTTAGTTACTCTTACCAATTTTGCTTGTGAAAATTCACCTCTTTGCAAGTGCAAGCCTCTAATTACTCCATACTGTGAAACAGATTCGTTTTCTAAAACAAAATCTATATTTAAACCAGTATTTTTAATAAATTCCTCTTTATTATAATTTAACAGAAAGCTGCCTCTTTCGTCTTTATAAATTGTTGGTTCAATAACAAAACAACCTTTTAAAAATGTTTCTGTAACTTTCATTAAAATTTTATAAGATTTTTGCCATAACCACTTTTTAATAATGGCATTGCTAAATTTTTTAATTTTTGCTTCGAAATAAAACCACTTTTAAAAGCTTCTTCTTCAATAGAACCTACTTTTAAACCTTGTCTTTCTTCTATAACTTGTACAAAATTACTCGCCTGCAATAAAGAATCAAAAGTACCTGTATCCAACCATGCTGTGCCTCTATCTAAAATTCTTACAGATAAAGTTCCCTCTTTTAAATACGCTTTGTTAATATCTGTAATTTCAAGTTCACCTCTTTTACTTGGTGATAGTTTTTTGGCCTTTTCTATAACAGAATTATCATAAAAATAGATACCTGGAACAGCAAAATTTGATTTTGGCTTCGCTGGTTTTTCTTCAATAGAAATGGCATTTTGTTCTGCATCAAAAGTAACAACTCCATAACGTTCAGGGTCATTTACATGATATGCATACACAATACCACCTTTTGGATTGGTATTTTCTTGTAATAACTTTGATAAACCTGTTCCGTAAAAAATGTTATCGCCTAAAATAAGGGCAACAGCATCTTTACCAATAAAATTTTCTGCTATTAAAAAAGATTCAGCTAATCCATTTGGATTTTTTTGAATTGCGTATTGAAAACTACATCCTACTTGAGAACCATCTCCTAATAAATCTTTAAAAAGCGGAACATCTTTGGGTGTAGAGATAATTAATATTTCATTAATTCCTGCAGAAATCAAGGTAGATAAAGGATAGTAAATCATAGGTTTGTCATACACTGGCATCAGCTGCTTGCTTACTGCTAATGTAAGTGGATGCAATCTTGTACCTGAACCTCCTGCTAAAACAATTCCTTTCATATGTTTAGTTTTTTTAAATACCAATGAATTGTTTTTTCTATACCTGATTGGAAATTCTCATTTGCTTTCCAGCCTAATTCTCTTTCTATTTTAGATGCATCAATTGCGTATCTAAAATCGTGTCCTAATCGATCCTTTACAAAAGTAATTTGTTGTTTGTAAGAATTTTTCTTTGGATAAACTTTATCTAAAATTGCACAAATTGAATTTGCGATAAAAAGATTGGTATGCTCATTATTACCTCCAACATTATAGGTTTCTCCAGCTTTTCCTTTTTTAAAGGCTAATTCTATAGCATTACAATGATCTAAAACATACAACCAATCTCTAATATTTTTTCCATCTCCATAAATGGGAATATCTTCACCAGCAATTGCTTTTCCAATAATTGTTGGAATTAGTTTTTCTTGATGTTGTTTTGGTCCATAATTATTTGAACAATTTGTTGTTATCACATTCAATCCATAAGTATGAAAGTAACTTCTTACCAAAAAATCTGATGATGCTTTTGAAGCACTATAAGGACTATTTGGGGCATAAAGAGTTTCTTCTGTAAACAAACCTTCTTCTCCTAAAGTACCATAAACCTCATCTGTAGAAATATGATGAAATCTAGCATTCTTAAAAGCTTCTTTATAATTATTTGAACTATCTAACCAGTGTTTTTTTGCAACATCTAAAACTGTAAAAGTTCCATTAATATTCGTTTTTATAAAAGCATCAGGATTTTTAATAGAATTATCTACATGAGATTCTGCTGCAAAATGAATTACGCCATTAAATTGATGTTCTTTAAATAAATCTTCGACTAATTTTCTATTACAAATATCCCCTTTTACAAAATTATAATGCTCATTATTTTCTACTTCCTCCAAGTTTTGCAAATCTCCTGCATAGGTTAACAAGTCTAAATTCACAATATAGTGATCTGAATTATTCTTTAAAAAATAAGGAATAAAATTAGCTCCAATAAAACCTGCTCCTCCAGTTATAAGAATTTTTTGCATTCTTACTTTTTATAATTATTTAAATAACTATTTAATTTGGTAAGTAATAAAATAAAAACCATTAAAAACATTCCTA
It includes:
- a CDS encoding glycosyltransferase family 4 protein codes for the protein MKVLFITNLPSPYRVNFFSELAKYCELTVFFEGKRTKDKEIIFNWNDKNILSFNAIFFNHFFNEFKISFSIIKKALFGDFDKIVICCYNTRTQSLLIILFKILNKEYYFETDGGLLKQNESKLNIFFKKLLISNAKSYFSTGDQCDKYLMNYGAKKDEIVRYSFTSLYKSDVLKKLLTKEQKNKFKSKLGIPYKKIIIGVGRFISLKGFDTLIRGSVLLNKDVGVYIIGGKPTEEYIKIKEKLESNNVHFIDFLAKKELDDWYFAADIFVLPTRGDVWGLVINEAMSKGLPVVTTNMCPAGLELIADKECIFTVDDYDYLKNILKKISEDDDYAYKLSRNNLETIRQKTFENMAIEHRDEFKKDD
- the rfbC gene encoding dTDP-4-dehydrorhamnose 3,5-epimerase translates to MKVTETFLKGCFVIEPTIYKDERGSFLLNYNKEEFIKNTGLNIDFVLENESVSQYGVIRGLHLQRGEFSQAKLVRVTKGKILDVIVDVRPNSETFKQSFSIELSEFENKQLFVPRGFLHGFAALEDNTTVNYKCDNYYNPDAEDGVIYNDTELNIDWKLNEDDIILSEKDHNLKVFTVFKLFLDQNSLL
- the rfbA gene encoding glucose-1-phosphate thymidylyltransferase RfbA — encoded protein: MKGIVLAGGSGTRLHPLTLAVSKQLMPVYDKPMIYYPLSTLISAGINEILIISTPKDVPLFKDLLGDGSQVGCSFQYAIQKNPNGLAESFLIAENFIGKDAVALILGDNIFYGTGLSKLLQENTNPKGGIVYAYHVNDPERYGVVTFDAEQNAISIEEKPAKPKSNFAVPGIYFYDNSVIEKAKKLSPSKRGELEITDINKAYLKEGTLSVRILDRGTAWLDTGTFDSLLQASNFVQVIEERQGLKVGSIEEEAFKSGFISKQKLKNLAMPLLKSGYGKNLIKF
- the rfbB gene encoding dTDP-glucose 4,6-dehydratase — translated: MQKILITGGAGFIGANFIPYFLKNNSDHYIVNLDLLTYAGDLQNLEEVENNEHYNFVKGDICNRKLVEDLFKEHQFNGVIHFAAESHVDNSIKNPDAFIKTNINGTFTVLDVAKKHWLDSSNNYKEAFKNARFHHISTDEVYGTLGEEGLFTEETLYAPNSPYSASKASSDFLVRSYFHTYGLNVITTNCSNNYGPKQHQEKLIPTIIGKAIAGEDIPIYGDGKNIRDWLYVLDHCNAIELAFKKGKAGETYNVGGNNEHTNLFIANSICAILDKVYPKKNSYKQQITFVKDRLGHDFRYAIDASKIERELGWKANENFQSGIEKTIHWYLKKLNI